TTCACCTTCAATTTGTTCTAGTTTAGTATCTTTATCGTAATTAAAACCGCTTAAGGTTGTTTTCAGCTCAACTTCTTTATTTTTTAAGAAATGAAGACCGATAGAAAGGTTTTGGGACTTATTCGCGAAATCGCGGAATTCCGTCAAAATATCAGACTGTAAATAATCCCCTACTGGCGAAAATTTACTATTAATCGTGTTTTTATCAATCGAGATATTTAATGTTTTATTTAGTTGACGAACTAATTGATCGGATAACTGTGACTCAGCCGTAATAAAGAAAGGTAACGCGGTAAGCTTGGTTGAAATCACACTCGTGTTTTTCGACTCACTATTTTTTACGCTAAAGATTAACTCACGAATAAAAAAGTTTTTCGCAGTTTGTGTCACGTTTAATGTTGCTTGATTATCCAAAGAGTAAGGGAAATTTTTTAATACCTGATCAATTTTGTGATTAGTATAAAATTGTGCGCCGATCCCAAGTGCCACTGCAATAGCCGAAATCGTCAATGTTATTGTTTTTTTCTTGCTCATAACGTCCCCAGATGCGATCTCAATTTACGATCTCAAAATCCTTTTGAAAAATTAACCGCACTTTTCTCTTCAAAGTGCGGTCAGTTTTCAATCTTTTTTAGCCTAAGATTTTATCTAATTCTTGGCTTACAGCTTCCACTTTTTGAGTACCATCTAAACGGAAATATTGCGTATTACCTGCTTTCGCTTCAGCTTGGTAATAATCAATTAATGGACTGGTTTGTTTGTGGTAAACCGCTAAACGATCTAATACAGTTTCTGGTTTATCATCGGCACGGATAATTAAATCTTCACCCGTTACATCATCTTTACCTTCCACTTTTGGTGGGTTGTAAACGATGTGGTAAGAACGGCCAGACGCTTGGTGTACACGACGGCCACTCATACGTTCAACGATCACTTCATCCGGTACATCAAACTCTAAAACGTAATCAATTTTCACGCCAGAATCTTTTAATGCATCCGCTTGTGGAATCGTACGTGGGAAACCATCTAATAAGAAACCATTTGCACAATCTGGTTGAGAAATACGATCTTTTACTAGCGCCACGGTTAATTCATCTGGCACTAATTTCCCTTCATCCATTAATGCTTTTGCTTGTTTGCCTAATTCTGTACCCGCTTTAATCGCTGCACGGAACATATCCCCTGTTGAAATTTGTGGGATGCCAAACTTGTTCATAATAAATTGTGCTTGGGTGCCTTTTCCTGCACCAGGTGCACCTAAAAGAATAATTTTCATACGAATCTCCAATAAATAATAGACCTGTTTAAAATACCGTTAAAGCCTTGTTTGGTCAAATGATTTTGCTGTTAATTTTGACCGCACTTTATTTTATTTTAAGCTTTTTCATTTCCTTTTTCATTCCATGGCGCCACCCAGAATAAACAAATCATTCCTGGGATAGCGAGGAATAAACAAATCCAGAAAAAATGATAGTAACCTACTGCTTTGACTAAGTAACCCGATAACATACCAAGCCCTTTACTCGGTAAAGCAGAAAGACTGGTAAATAAGGCTAACTGAGTGGCAGTATAAAGCGGATTGGTTTCACGAGCCATAAAAGCAACAAAGGCAGCAGTGCCCAGACCGACACCGATATATTCACCCGCAATCACGAAACCTAATTTCCAAAGTTCAGCTGCACCGATTTGGTCAAAATGCCCAAATGCCGCTAACCAAATAAATCCACCAATAGTAATCCATTGGATAAAACCAAATACCCATAATGCGCGGTTAATGCCTAGGCGTAACATAATCACGCCCCCCACGAGACCGGCAGAGATACTCGCCCAAAGTGAAGTGCTTTTTACCACCAACGCAATATGCTCTTTTTCAAAGCCCATGTCATAGACGAATTTCGTTTGTAACGTAGTGGCAAATGAATCACCAAATTTATACAAGAACAAAAAGAGTAAAAAACCGATGGCTTGGGCGACACCTTTGCGTTGGAAGAACTCTTTCAAAGGTATCCAAAACACCATATAGAAAGGTTGCTCACGATCGACCTGTGCAATCTGCGGTTCTTTTGCTAAAAAGAGCGTCATAAATATGCCCGCTAACATACAAAGTGCGGTCAATAAAAAGACGGTTTCCCATGGATAAATCGTCGCTAAATAAAGCGAGAGCCCCCCTGGAATTAAGCCTGCAACGCGATAAGCATTAATGTGGATGGTGTTCCCCAATCCTAATTCATTATCCGTTAAAATTTCACGACGATAAGCATCGAGTACAATATCTTGTGTCGCAGAGAAAAAGGCAATAAATGTGGCAATTTTAGCTACCGTACTTAACTCAGCCACGGGATCAAACTGACTAATCGCATAAAGGGAAATCAGCAAAACCACTTGAGAAATTAATAACCAACTACGACGACGCCCTAAAAAATGCGGGAAATAGCGGTCTAATAACGGTGCCCATAAAAACTTCAAACCATATGGCACCATCACCCCTGTCAATGCACCGATTAATTCAACGGAAAGTTTCTTATCTGTCAGCCACACTGGCAACATTTGCAATAACACGAAAAGTGGTAAGCCCGAACTAAATCCAGTGAAAACACAGATCAGCATTTTGCGGGTAAATATTTGACTAGAAAGGGATTGTTCTGACATAAAGTGCGGTTATTTTTGAGCGTGTTTTATCTGATTGAAATATTAAGGGCGGAATGATACTCCGCCCAACAAGAGTGAGATTAATCTCGGTATCCTTTCGGATTATTTTTTTGCCAATTCCAGGTGTCTTTCATCATTTGCTCAAGACCACGTTCTGCTGTCCAATTTAACTCTTTTGCTGCAAGACTTGGATCGGAATAGCATGTTGCAATATCGCCTGGACGACGTGCAACAAGACGATATGGAATTTTAATATTGTTCGCTTGTTCAAACGCTTTCACCATATCAAGCACAGAATAACCAGTACCTGTACCTAAGTTATAAATGTGTAACCCTGCGTCATTTTCATGGCGATTTAATGCTTTTAAGTGACCAATCGCTAAATCCACCACGTGAATATAATCACGAACACCTGTGCCATCATGAGTATCATAATCGCTACCAAATACGGAAAGTTGCGGTAATTTACCGATCGCAACTTGGCTGATGTAAGGCAATAGGTTATTTGGGATACCGTTTGGATCTTCACCAATCAAGCCGCTTGCGTGAGCGCCTACTGGATTGAAATAACGTAAGATTGTCATACTAAATTGTGGTTCAGCTTTCGCAACATCGGTCAGAATTTGTTCCACCATGTATTTAGAGGTACCGTAAGGGTTGGTTGTACCGCCCACTTTGCAATCTTCTGTAATTGGAATAATTTCCGGATCACCATAAACCGTTGCTGATGAACTAAATACAAAGTTCCACACGCCTGCTTTTTTCATTTCTTGAATGAGAACAATTGTACCTGCAACATTATTCATATAGTATTCAGCGGGTTTTTGAACACTTTCGCCCACGGCTTTTAAACCTGCAAAATGGATTACCGACTGAATGCTGTTTTCAGCAAAGATTTTTTGTAATAAAGCACGATCTAAAATATCGCCCTCATAAAATTTCACGTCTTTGCCTGTGATTTCTTTTACACGTTCTAAAGATTTTGGGGAGGAATTGCATAAATTATCCAATACCACCACTTCTTTATTTGCATTTAATAATTCCACTACGGTGTGTGAACCGATATAGCCGGCTCCACCTGTTACTAAAATCGCCATGGTTTGCTCCTTAATCAGTTTGTTCGCAGATTATAACATTGATTTCTACGATACATAAATTTATCCCCTTTTTTGACCGCACTTTGGTGTGATCGTTGTCACAGAATAAACATTTTTCTATAGGAATTTGATTTGGGTCATTGAAGCGCCTCTCGATGAGGCGAATAATAGCCTGTGAAAATCAAAAAAATAAAGGAAAACAACATGAAACCTCAAATACTTCAAAAAACCGCACTCGCATTACTCGTTGGTTGGTATGCGGCCAATGCAGCCGCTTATTCTGAACAAGGCCAAGCCGGTAATACCAAAAGCTGGGAAAGCGCTGAATACCTCAAAGACTGGGGCTTAACCTCAATGAATGCCTCTACTGCTTATGCCCTTGGTTTTAATGGTTCTGGCGTGAAGATCGGCGTGATGGATTCTGGCGTGCTATTAAACCACCCTGAATTTCAAGACGGTCGAATCCATGTTGTAAAAACAGAAGGGGCTTATAGCAAAGACGGGGTACGTTATCCCGATGCCAAATTTGGTTTTGGTGGGTTGAACAAAGAGCAACCTTTTGATAGTAACGGAAAACGTAACTTTGATAAAAACAATGATGGCAATTTTGTTAAAGGTGAGACATTTAGTATTGATGGTGGATGGCATAAAGGCATCAATGACGCCCATGGAACCCATGTGGGCGGCACTATGGCGGCTAGCCGTAACGGCGAAGGAATGCACGGGGTGGCCT
This portion of the Haemophilus parainfluenzae T3T1 genome encodes:
- a CDS encoding MFS transporter, producing the protein MSEQSLSSQIFTRKMLICVFTGFSSGLPLFVLLQMLPVWLTDKKLSVELIGALTGVMVPYGLKFLWAPLLDRYFPHFLGRRRSWLLISQVVLLISLYAISQFDPVAELSTVAKIATFIAFFSATQDIVLDAYRREILTDNELGLGNTIHINAYRVAGLIPGGLSLYLATIYPWETVFLLTALCMLAGIFMTLFLAKEPQIAQVDREQPFYMVFWIPLKEFFQRKGVAQAIGFLLFLFLYKFGDSFATTLQTKFVYDMGFEKEHIALVVKSTSLWASISAGLVGGVIMLRLGINRALWVFGFIQWITIGGFIWLAAFGHFDQIGAAELWKLGFVIAGEYIGVGLGTAAFVAFMARETNPLYTATQLALFTSLSALPSKGLGMLSGYLVKAVGYYHFFWICLFLAIPGMICLFWVAPWNEKGNEKA
- the adk gene encoding adenylate kinase is translated as MKIILLGAPGAGKGTQAQFIMNKFGIPQISTGDMFRAAIKAGTELGKQAKALMDEGKLVPDELTVALVKDRISQPDCANGFLLDGFPRTIPQADALKDSGVKIDYVLEFDVPDEVIVERMSGRRVHQASGRSYHIVYNPPKVEGKDDVTGEDLIIRADDKPETVLDRLAVYHKQTSPLIDYYQAEAKAGNTQYFRLDGTQKVEAVSQELDKILG
- the galE gene encoding UDP-glucose 4-epimerase GalE, translating into MAILVTGGAGYIGSHTVVELLNANKEVVVLDNLCNSSPKSLERVKEITGKDVKFYEGDILDRALLQKIFAENSIQSVIHFAGLKAVGESVQKPAEYYMNNVAGTIVLIQEMKKAGVWNFVFSSSATVYGDPEIIPITEDCKVGGTTNPYGTSKYMVEQILTDVAKAEPQFSMTILRYFNPVGAHASGLIGEDPNGIPNNLLPYISQVAIGKLPQLSVFGSDYDTHDGTGVRDYIHVVDLAIGHLKALNRHENDAGLHIYNLGTGTGYSVLDMVKAFEQANNIKIPYRLVARRPGDIATCYSDPSLAAKELNWTAERGLEQMMKDTWNWQKNNPKGYRD